Proteins encoded by one window of Clostridia bacterium:
- a CDS encoding CPBP family intramembrane metalloprotease, whose product MSWKDFGLNTIRAKQSIVESVVISFLVVGLLCAGKYVLMNLYPERFPHRYIMSWEHFDYTYITYLVIAPLQEFITRGVVQTSLQRLLVGRHLVLLAIMITSFLFGSLHVFSSFYLGLTATLTGWLWGWMYYRHQNLIGVSIAHFLIGNLTGLMGLWLVF is encoded by the coding sequence TTGAGCTGGAAAGATTTTGGTCTCAACACCATCAGGGCTAAGCAATCTATCGTGGAATCGGTGGTCATTTCTTTCCTGGTGGTGGGGCTCTTATGTGCAGGCAAGTATGTCCTGATGAATCTTTACCCGGAAAGGTTCCCGCACCGGTACATCATGTCCTGGGAACATTTTGACTATACGTACATCACTTACTTAGTGATAGCACCCCTTCAGGAATTCATCACCCGGGGTGTGGTCCAGACCTCTTTGCAGCGCCTGCTGGTGGGACGCCACCTGGTACTTCTGGCTATTATGATTACTTCTTTCCTGTTCGGGTCCCTGCATGTCTTCTCTTCTTTCTATTTGGGACTGACCGCCACCCTGACCGGCTGGCTGTGGGGCTGGATGTATTACCGGCACCAGAATCTCATTGGGGTGAGCATTGCCCATTTCCTCATCGGCAACTTGACCGGGCTCATGGGATTGTGGCTGGTATTTTAA